The ANME-2 cluster archaeon DNA window GGCTCAAGTACACCTCCGGGCAGACATTACGCTATGGGGAGAACTGGCACCAGTGGGCCAAATTCTATAAAGAGCCCGGAGTTGAGGGTGCGGCCCTGTCAAAGGCAGTGCAGCATCATGGCAAGGAGATGTCCTATAATAATTACGTTGATACGGATAATGCGATGCAGACCATACTGGAACTGGGTGATGATCCGGCCGCCTGCGTGGTCAAACACAACAACCCCTGCGGGCTTGCTACAGGTAGTACTCTGTATGATGCTCTGTCAGCAGCCTGGGACGGCGACCCCGTATCTGCATTCGGCAGTATCATCTGCATGAACCATACAATTGACCTGAAAACCGCACAATTCATGAAGGGCAGGTTTGTTGAAGTAGTCTTAGCTCCGGGTTTTGAACCTGACGCAATGGAGTTCTTAAAGCAGAAAAGCAAGGACCTGCGTATCCTGGAACTGCCCGGGATGCGCCAGGGTATTAAAGTGGAGAGCAAGCTTACTAACATCGTGGGGGGAATGCTTCAGCAATCCAGGAATATCGGTGTGTTCGAGAAATGGGATGTGGTGACAGAACATCCGTTCCCTGAATCCAAACTGGGACTGGCAGAGTTCTCAATGGTGGCATGCAAGCGGACCAAATCCAATTCTGTTATTGTGGCAGGGGAGTATTCACCGGGACGGTACATGGTGCTGGGTATGGGTGCGGGGCAGCCCAACAGGGTGGATTCCATCCGGAAACTGGCTGTGACCAAAGCCAGGGAGAATCTTGAGATCATCTATGAAAGGGAAAAGCCGGATGTACCTTTTGAGCAATACCTCAAAAATGTGATGTCTGAAACCGTGCTGTCATCAGATGCCTTCTTCCCGTTTGACGATAGTATTATACATTCTTCAGAACATGATATCAGGTACATCGTGTCCCCTGGCGGCAGCATAAGGGACGATGAGGTCATTGCCACCGCGAACCGGCTTGGCGTATCACTGGCATTCACAGGTATGCGCCATTTTAATCATTGACGTATGAGGAAAAAGCATGAAAGCTGAAAATGAAAATATTAAATATTACATTGGAATCGTTGCACTGGTAGCCATCCTGGTTGGCGTGCTGTTCATTACAAGTATGGAAGGAAGTGCGGTTGTGGAAATAGGTGATACCGTTCAAGTAGATTATACAGGAAAGCTGCCTGACGGGACTGTTTTTGATACTTCAGACCCTGAAGTTGCCGTGAGTGCAGGTGTCTACCAGGAGGGAAGGCCATATCAGCCACTTAAGGTGGTAATGGGGGCAAATACTGTCATTAAAGGTTTTGAGGACGGACTGTTGGGTATGAAAGAGGGAGATCGTAAAACGCTCAACATAGCACCCGAGGATGGCTACGGCCCCTCAGATCCCACAAAAATAGATGTTGTTCCACAGCTGGATGATATATCTGCCACCCAAACATTTGATCGGGTAATTGAGGTTCCCGTAATCCAGTTCAACATGACATTCGGTACTGAAAATGATGTGGGCGATACAGTTACTGTACCTGATAGTCCTATCAATCTGACAATTATTGAAATAGCCGATATTGTCAAACTGTCCTATGATATGGAGGTAGGGGACATGGTAGAGGGAGGACAAACACTGTGGCCGGATGAAGTTATAGAAGTGAACTCAAGTCATATCGTTATAAGACATAATGTTGAAGTGGGTGATATCATCCAGTTCCCGGAATCTCCCTGGAACAGCACCGTACTTGAGGTTACCGAGACCAATATAACCCTGCAGCATAACCCGGTTCCTGATGCTACAACATATATCACAAAACAGACCATGTTCGGACCGCAGCAGGTGCCCGTCCAGGTGCATTTCAATGAGACTGACATAATACTGGACAGTAACCATTTCCTGGCTGGTAAGACTCTGACATTCGAAGTCAAAGTTGTTGCTATTGAGAAGGCAAATACTGAATTGGTAAGTACTGAAATGGTAAGTATTGAATAGGCAGATACTGAACTGGTAGATACTGAATAAGCAGATACTGAACTGGTAGATACTGAACTGGTAGATACTGAATAAGCAGATACTGAATAGATAGGGGTCGGTTTTTTGGCTCCCACCCTTTCCTTTTTTTCAAATCACAGTGTAAAACCGATTTACACACTTGATCTGCCCACCTGGACAGAAGTGAAACTATTTTTTCAATCCAAAAGTTTAATTACCTATTGTAAACATTGTTAAATTGTTGAATTTAGGCTGTGCAGGGGAGCTATGGAGAAAATAATCGAAATAAAAAAGATATCCAGGACATTCGGGGAATTCAAGGCCCTGAATGATGTTTCCCTGGATATTGAAAAAGGAACCATTTTTGGGCTACTCGGACCCAACGGAGCTGGCAAGTCCACGCTGATAAAAGTACTTTCATGCCAGATGCGGCCGACTACAGGGTCAGCATTCATATCAGGGCTTGATGTGGTATCTGATAAAAAGGACGTGCTCTCCATTATTGGGCTGGTGCCTCAGGAGAACAGTTTCTATGAAGAACTCACAGTGACAGAAAACCTCAGGTATTTCGGTTCACTGTACGGCGTTGCGGTCATTGACATAAAAAAGAGGAGCCATCGTGTCCTGGAGATGCTCCGGCTTACCGATAAGAGCTCAAGCCGGGCCAGCACTCTGTCCGGCGGCATGAAGACCAGGCTTAACATTGCCTGTGCGCTGATACACAAACCAGAGGTACTCATACTGGACGAACCCAGTGTGGGGCTGGACCCTGTATCCAGGAAGGCATTGTGGGATACCATCAGGAAAGTGAACAGTGACGGCACCACCATACTTATCACCACCCATTATATGGAAGAGGCCGACCTGCTCTCTGATCGGATACTGATAATGCACAAGGGGAATATCGTTGTGGAGGGAACGCCTGAAGATCTGAAGAACACGGTGGGTAAGCGGGTCGTCCAGATCACAAGCTCGCCCGGTAACTACAACGCCCTCACTGATCGGGTGGATGCGCTGGAAGGTGTGGCGTCATGCGCTGTTGATGAAAAAGGACTGAAGATAACGCTCACGGACGAGCAGGCACTGGAGCATGTTATTGAAACACTTGAAGTGGGGGGCGAGCACATAACCAACATTGAATCCAACCGGCCCAGCCTGGAAGATGTATTCATTCATTTTGCAGGGGAGGAATGGCATTGACCATAACCTCTGTTATCAAAAAAGACCTGAAGATATATATCCGCCACCGAAAGACAGTACTCCTGATCTTCCTTACACCCATACTTATTATGATATTGATAGGGTCGATGTTCACAGGCGGTACTGACCAGGGTCTTAAGGATATCAGGCTGGGTGTCGGCGGAGGGTCACAACTGGGTGAGGAAATAATCCAGGAACTGAACGACAGCCAGATGTTCCTGATCACGACGGAGAACACAACCGACCCCACAGTTATCGAAGAGGGAGTAAGGAGCGGGAAATACAGTGCAGGTATCTTCATACCCATGGATGAGACCCAGGCAATAAAATTGTATATTGACAATTCCAGGGTCCTGATTGCCCCGGTCATATCTACAGTGTTCATGACCACCACTGAGAAGATGTCCTACGAACTTACCCTCGGATTTCTCAGCCGGCTCTGGGAAGAACTGGGTCAAATGGAGGCAAAACTGGATCCCTTGCAGGAAGGGGTCATTGCAATTAACAGCAGCATCATTTCACTTAACAGCAGTACCCAGGAAGTGATATCTGCACTTGATGAACTCAATGCGACCAGCCTGAATGCTTCGGTGGGCGAGATGGAACAGACCCTGCAGCAGATGAAGGTTGACCTGAACCAGACCGCTGCCGACATTAATGAAAGCCGCCTGGAGATCAGGCAACTGGATGAGAATGTGAGTTCCATCTACAATGATGCTGCCCTGTTAAGGAATGAACTGAAAGTGGTGGTGGATGATATCGATGCCACCGACGCCGCATTGCTGGACCTTCAGACTGGTTTGCAGCAGACCTATGGCCTCACATGCACTGTCGACCCGTCACAGCCGCAGTGCATCACACTGGCAGGTACTATCCAGCAGATCCAGGATACCAGAGGTCTGCTGCAGGAGCACACTGCACCTGTGATATCGCTGTACAACAGCCTTGACAACGTTGCCCGGACCAGTGCACAACTGCATGATAAACTGAACCGGACAGATGTCCGCCTTCAGGAAATGCAGGTGTCCATCAACAACTATACCCTTGAGATATCCAATATCAATGAGAATATTGCTGATATTAAGAATGTTGTGACTACTCTGGAGGATGTGAAAGACCAATCGGCAAATACCTCACAGCAGCTGGAGAATCTTTCCACTGGCATGGCTAACAGCACGGCTTCGCTGGTATCAGAGATCGAAAGGACCAAGGGAGTGATCAATGAGGTGACAACGAAATCGCCCACTACCATTGCCGCTCCTGTAACAATGGAAATGGAAAAGGTGTTTGAGGATAAGTCCCAGCTTGATTTTTTAATGCCAGGCATTATATCCATTGTGTTGATGTTCATATCGTTCATGCTGGCATCCATAACTATAATCCAGGAGAGGACCCAGAAAACCCTGGTACGCACACTGCTCACACCCCTGAACCTTGGGGAGTTTATCTTTGCCAAAACCTTTGCGCTGATACTCATTGCCCTGTTGCAGGGTATTATCATGATCATAGTGGCATTCCTGTTATATGGTGTGTTCATCCCTGTATCCCAGTGGGGAGCGCTGTTCCTTGTGATCCTGGTATATTCGGCATCCTTTATTGGTATCGGGATGGCGCTGGCCACACTGGCCGATTCCGAGAATACGGCCATGTTGATGTCCCTGGTGCTGAGCATTCCTATGCTGTTCTTGTGCGGCATGTTCTTCCCATTCGAAACTATGCCGCCACTGATGGCATGGCTGGGTAATGTCCTTCCCATCACCATGGGCATCAGGGCGCTGGATGCGGTACTGATATACCAGCAAGGGTTCGATGTGCTGGCAGGGCACTTAATGCCGCTACTGGGTTACGGCATAGCCGGGCTGGGGCTGGCGTATGTGCTGTTAAGGCGGGAAGTGATGGGGTGAGCATTTTAATCTGGCCTGTTTCATTTCTTAACAGGATACAGAAATACTCAGTAACCCTTCAATCTACTGATATTTTAAGTACAATTTTGTGAGCATATCGTTCATAGATACTCTTTAAATGAGGTCATAGTCATGGTGTACAAGATAGGCGGCACTGCAGAGCAGGAGGCTGCCAAATATATCAGGGAGCATGTGACCAAGCCAGTAGTGGGCTATGTGGTAGGGATAAGCATGCCGTCCGGCAAGACCATGGGCCATACTGGTGCCATTATCAGCGGGGCGGCGGGACTGCCAGGGAGAAGATCGAGGCGCTGGAGGGTGCGGGGGTTGTGGTGGCCGAGAGTCCGGGGGATGTGGCCGGGAAGATGAAGAAATAAATCTAAACGCGTCTGATATTTCAAGATCGTAATTATCCAAGATTTTTCACAAAAATTGATGATTCGGAGATTGAGGGTGTGAAGGAGGTGTTTGCCATCTCTGCATTTCCTTCAGTCATTTGTCCTTTGAGATACCGACCATCGTTACTGTGTCATCGTAAAGTACCAAAGCATAGATTTAATACCGAATAGTTAGGAAATAATTACCATGGAATATAGACATGCTAGACATTCTCTTCTTGATGATCAGATAAAAGGCCTGATCGGAGCTGGTTACTATTCGAATAAATCAGAACTTACGATAGATGCACTTCGATATTTGTTCTCCAGACGGCAGGATCTGAGAGTAGCATCTGCAGTTGAGTTATACCAGGAAGGAAAAGTGACATTGTCCAGATCCGCCGAAATTGCAGGCATGGTCAGTGAAGAATTTAAAGAGGTCTTAGCAGAAAAGGGGCTGAAAATTAAAGTGGAATCATTGAGTGATGAAGAATTTGACGAAGGCCTGAAACTTATCAAAGATATTAGAGTAACGAGTAAATGATACTTGTAGATACAAATATTCTCTCTACATTTGGAAAAGTTGGTAGGATCAAGCTGCTTTTTGACCTATTTCAAACTAAAATGTCTGTATCGTCCAATGTCTTTTGTGAAATATTACGAGAAGGGATATTTTTTTGCAGAGTCTGTTCTTGATTGTATCAAAAATGAATATATAGATGTTGTTGCCGTTGACCAGAATGATTTACCTTATATGTTAGGTCTTCCAAAATCTTTTGGGCCGGGTGAGCGAGACAGTATCGCAATGTGTAAAAGTAGAGGATATGTATTTCTCAGTAATGAGAAGAAAGTGTACAATTATTGTAAAAAGCACGGCATGCAATGTCTGTTGCTACCCCATATATTGAAATCGTTATGGAAAGAAAACATCTTGGATAAAGAGGATGTTGAAGAATTAATAACAGAAATCGAATCAAGGGACAACACCGTGATAACTGATAAGGATTCTATATTTAGTTAATATTAATAATTATACTCCACAGCTCTGCTGCGGTTGGGTGTGACGTCGCTACGTTTGACTTATACAGAAATCAGGTTGACGCCATAGCTGTGAATCAATCCCCCCTTAACAAACCTTTTTACATACTCCGGTAAATTATATTGCATGGACGAATTTATCCTGGCAAATGTGAAAGGTGTCTATATAATTAATACCGTACACGGCCCGACCCCTATGGTCATAATCTCTAATGAGGAAGAGGAGATCATGCCCATCTATGTGGGGATGGCCGAAGGTGTTTCCATTCATTCAGCCCTGAATAATGAGGTAACTCAAAGGCCAATGACCCACGACTTGATGACGACCATCATCGAACGTTTGGGCGCAACCATAACAGGTGTCCAGATAGATGAAATAGAAGATAGCATATATTATGCCCGGCTTACCTTGTCATATGATGGTTCCAGCATAGACATAGATGCCAGGCCCAGTGATTGCATCTCCCTGGCAGTGCGGCGGGATGTTCCAATAAAGGTCCGCAAGTCAGTATTCGAATCTTCCACGATATCTGAAGATGACCTGGATGGCTCTTTAACTATTGACTCATTCCTTTGAATTACTTTCACCCTGCTAACAAAAGTATCATACATTATCAATACAATATTACATGTGTGAATTTACTTGATTTTCAAGGCGGACCTGATGAGACTGTGATATATTCAGTTGGGGAACTCAATCATTATGTCCGGGATGTGATAGGCCGGGACCCCCTGCTCCACAGGATATGGGTAAAAGGTGAAATATCCAACCTTGTCAATCACGGGTCAGGACATAAATATTTCACACTAAAGGATAGGGGTGCCCAGCTTAGCTGCGTGATGTTCAGGAACTATTGCAAAAACCTGGCGTTTGAGCCCGAATCAGGAATGAAGGTACTGGCCCTTGGTGATATCGATGTGTATGAGGTCAGGGGTAACTACCAGCTTGTAGTAACTGCGTTAAAACCTGACGG harbors:
- the purH gene encoding bifunctional phosphoribosylaminoimidazolecarboxamide formyltransferase/IMP cyclohydrolase is translated as MKSGDLLVSVKRALLSVSDKTGIADFAKALVDMDVEIISTGGTARSLREAGITVRDVSDITDFPEMMDGRVKTLHPRIHGGLLCLRDNSEHVAQAQQHDIQFIDLVAVNLYPFSETVAKKDVTLEEAIENIDIGGPTLVRASAKNYKYVTIITDPDDYSHIIAELQADSEVSISTKEALAVKAFRHTADYDAAIDTYLSRELGGEDILRLKYTSGQTLRYGENWHQWAKFYKEPGVEGAALSKAVQHHGKEMSYNNYVDTDNAMQTILELGDDPAACVVKHNNPCGLATGSTLYDALSAAWDGDPVSAFGSIICMNHTIDLKTAQFMKGRFVEVVLAPGFEPDAMEFLKQKSKDLRILELPGMRQGIKVESKLTNIVGGMLQQSRNIGVFEKWDVVTEHPFPESKLGLAEFSMVACKRTKSNSVIVAGEYSPGRYMVLGMGAGQPNRVDSIRKLAVTKARENLEIIYEREKPDVPFEQYLKNVMSETVLSSDAFFPFDDSIIHSSEHDIRYIVSPGGSIRDDEVIATANRLGVSLAFTGMRHFNH
- a CDS encoding ABC transporter ATP-binding protein codes for the protein MEKIIEIKKISRTFGEFKALNDVSLDIEKGTIFGLLGPNGAGKSTLIKVLSCQMRPTTGSAFISGLDVVSDKKDVLSIIGLVPQENSFYEELTVTENLRYFGSLYGVAVIDIKKRSHRVLEMLRLTDKSSSRASTLSGGMKTRLNIACALIHKPEVLILDEPSVGLDPVSRKALWDTIRKVNSDGTTILITTHYMEEADLLSDRILIMHKGNIVVEGTPEDLKNTVGKRVVQITSSPGNYNALTDRVDALEGVASCAVDEKGLKITLTDEQALEHVIETLEVGGEHITNIESNRPSLEDVFIHFAGEEWH
- a CDS encoding ABC transporter permease translates to MTITSVIKKDLKIYIRHRKTVLLIFLTPILIMILIGSMFTGGTDQGLKDIRLGVGGGSQLGEEIIQELNDSQMFLITTENTTDPTVIEEGVRSGKYSAGIFIPMDETQAIKLYIDNSRVLIAPVISTVFMTTTEKMSYELTLGFLSRLWEELGQMEAKLDPLQEGVIAINSSIISLNSSTQEVISALDELNATSLNASVGEMEQTLQQMKVDLNQTAADINESRLEIRQLDENVSSIYNDAALLRNELKVVVDDIDATDAALLDLQTGLQQTYGLTCTVDPSQPQCITLAGTIQQIQDTRGLLQEHTAPVISLYNSLDNVARTSAQLHDKLNRTDVRLQEMQVSINNYTLEISNINENIADIKNVVTTLEDVKDQSANTSQQLENLSTGMANSTASLVSEIERTKGVINEVTTKSPTTIAAPVTMEMEKVFEDKSQLDFLMPGIISIVLMFISFMLASITIIQERTQKTLVRTLLTPLNLGEFIFAKTFALILIALLQGIIMIIVAFLLYGVFIPVSQWGALFLVILVYSASFIGIGMALATLADSENTAMLMSLVLSIPMLFLCGMFFPFETMPPLMAWLGNVLPITMGIRALDAVLIYQQGFDVLAGHLMPLLGYGIAGLGLAYVLLRREVMG
- a CDS encoding bifunctional nuclease family protein → MDEFILANVKGVYIINTVHGPTPMVIISNEEEEIMPIYVGMAEGVSIHSALNNEVTQRPMTHDLMTTIIERLGATITGVQIDEIEDSIYYARLTLSYDGSSIDIDARPSDCISLAVRRDVPIKVRKSVFESSTISEDDLDGSLTIDSFL